The DNA segment TGGGAAGCAGAGGGACCTCCGGCACTCGGCCCAGcctgtggggtgggagtgggtgcaGCAGACACTTTCCCGACGTCCCTTCTCTGCCCTTGAATTACAGAGGCCTTGGCCCGACAAGGGATTAAGTGTTTGTATTCCCGTCAGAACCGGGCTCCGACGGTAATTCTCTGCTAAAGCACGTGGGAGTTCCCGATTCAGTCCAACGGCCACTTACTGAACACCTGCCACGTGCCAGGTGCTGCAGTGAGAGTGAGGAGCTTTAGGCCgtcagggagacagagaacaCGTTCCAGTATTGTCATGAGGCACATGGGTCACAGAGGAGGGgcatctcccccaccccgccgggCCCGggatgggcagggggcagggcttgTTGGGAGCAAGTGGCCCTCTGAGTGCAattggaagagggaggaggagtcagCGGGCCTGGAAgcacaagtggagcagcttccCACCCGCCCTAGTGAGGGCGGGGAGCGGTTGGTGGGTGCAGAGTGGGCGGCCCTGGGCCTCGAGGACGCTGTGGCGGCAGCTGCTGGCGCTGCTGCTTGCCTTTGCTGTGGGGTCTCTCCGTGAGCTAGAGAAGACCGCCCCTTAGTGAGGCAGGAGTTCGGTTTCTGGGCTGGTCTGCCTGTCCACCGCTCCACTTTACCTAGTCTGGGTCTGGGAGCTCTTTGCATTTCTATCCCCGCTGGCTCTCTGGCCGGGGCAGTGGCTGGCTGAGGCCGTCCAGTGGGACGGGGGCACGTGGACCCCTTCAGATATAGGTAGAATGTCCTGCACAAGCAGGCTGCCGGCTgcggctggaaagcctgtctccggACCGaccggcacccccccccccccgccactaaTACCTTCTCGTGCCGCGTGTGTGACCTTGCcgctttaaatcacaccttcaggtTGGGTGCAATTTCCCTGGGGACAGTCAGACTGGCTCCAGGAGACCCTGGctctctgtgtgaccttgaggcTACAGATCACCCCTTCAGGTTGGGTGCAATCTTTcaccagagctagcagaggagggggttGAGCCCCTAAGGGGACGGGAAGTCTCCAGCAGACCTCCGCtgtctccatgagccccaagccaatcaacttACGCATGTGAAACCCCcgtccaatgggcacccccaaGAGGATGACCCAGTGAACAGACAGTGATGCCTTAGAAACCcaggacacttcctcaaagccagggTCCCGCTCAGGCactccacctgctctcctctcGGACCAGACGTTTTCTCTGCCGCTCACCaatcaaataaacatttattttctaataaaagtcTCTGCCTCTTCGCAAATCGCTTCCCGGCTTTTTATTTCTAGGCTGAGCTGAGGAAGAGAACCCATGTGACTTCGCTCTGGCAACTGCCCTCCCCTCTGAGACCGGTAACAATGGCTCAGGGTCCTGTTTGGGTCATCTCGTGGCCTTCTGCTTGCCGGTGCCCACGTCTCAGGCGGTGCCCCAGATGATGGGTGGGGCTGTCCCTGAGGGCGCCATGGAGCAGCCATGAATGCTCCGAACCGCCACATCTCAGAAGACCCTGGGATGCCATCCACGTTTCAGACCTCAGCACAGGAgccagtgggtggcaggtgttCTCAGAACCATGCAGGCGCCCTCACACGTGAGGAGCCGGGCCGCTAGGTCTGCACTGAGGTGAGAGTGCGTTCTCGAAAGGAGGCCACGTTGGTCCTGGTGGGCCCGGCCTTCGCCTCCAGCTCGCCCTGGGCTGGGCCTCAGTGGCCGTGGCTCTCCAGCAGTCTCCTGAGGGCACCCTTGACTTCCTTGTTCCTCAGACTGTAGATCATAGGGTAGAGCATGGGAGTCACGTTGGTGTAGATTAAGGACACGATTTTGTCCTGCTCTGGGGTGTAGCACGACTTGGGGCGAATGTAGATGAAAATGGCACAGCCGTAGTGCAGAAGAGAGACCAGCAGGTGGCCCGTgcaggtggagaaggctttgCTCCTGCCCTCAGCAGAGTGGATTTTGAGAACAGCAGCGATGATGAACGCATAGGAGAGCAGGATCAGCACGAAGGGAATCAAGAGGATGAGCATGCAGACAACGAAGATGGCGACCTCGTTGGCTCGCGTGTCCGAGCAGGCCAGGAAGAGCACAGCGGGGATGTCACAGAAGAAATGGTTGATCTCGTGGGACTGACAGAAGGGCAGCAGGAATATCAGTGTGGTGAGGGTGAGCGAGAGGGCAAAGCCGCTGATGCAGGCCAGGGCCAGCATCCGCAGGCAGAGGCCCCTGGTGATGAGGAGTGCATAGCGCAGGGGGTTGCAGATGGCCACGaagcggtcataggccatcacagccaggaggaagcactcggCCCCGCCCAGGGCGATGAAGAGGTGCATTTGCAGCGCACAGGCCAGGAAGGGCATCCGCTGGCTCCTGGACAGGAAATTGGCTAGCATGTTGGGGACAATAACCAACGTGTAGCAGATTTCAATGGCAGAGAGGTTTCGAAGGAAGAAATACATGGGAGTCTGGAGGCAAGAGTCGATGAGGGTGATGAGCACAATCGCTGCATGCCCTGCCAGGGTGACAAGATGCATGATTAGAAAGAGCCCAAAAAAGAGGATCTGCAGGTCAGCCATCTCCCCAAAGCCCAGGATAACAAACTCAGAGCTCAAGGTGTGGTTCTTCCGCACCGGCTCCATCCCGTGTGCTCCTCCGGACGGCCCGTGAGCTGGGGAGGCCAGCCTTCGTGCAAGTCCCAGGCCGTGGGAAACCCCGGAGCCCTGTGCACGGACCAGAGTGTCGTCAGCTCTCCCGGCCCTGCCACCGCCTTTTCCAGGCTCGCCCTGGAGTTCACTGTGTCAGCCCCGGGACTCCGGCCCTGTGTTCAGTGAGCATGAAGAGCTGCTCCTGGGAGGTCGCCTTGGAACACCTGTGGGGCTGTTACAGAGACGGAGCAGATGAGTGAACCCTAAAGACGGAGCTGTTTTCCAGAGATGCCAACCCCCGGCTTTCTGCCCAAACTGCTTGCGTCAGGAGgagctggcgggggtggggggtggcgccATCTCTGCCGCAGAGGTTCAGGGGGAGACTGGGCCTGCGGGGCTGCTGACGCTGCAGGGGGCTCCTGCAGGATGAAGGGTCACTGAGGTGATCTTACACAGTTTGGACTTCGTGCCAGCAGACTCCCAGGATTCCTGCTGCCAACAGGCCGCCCACAGTGGGCTAGGGGGCAAGCCAAAGCCCACAGTGGCAGCTGCCCCTCTGGCACCCATCGCTCCTCATGGCGTGGAGGCCCTGGCTCATGCGTCACCTCCTCCCAGCCTTTGCTCGACCCCTACGTTTCCTCAGCACTCTGGACTCCCCCTAAGCATATTATTTGCCACCAGGTCCTGTCATTCTCCGATGCTTTCTCCAGCTTGATCAACAGCCTATGAGCCCCATAATGGCAAAAGTGGAGAGCCGTGCTGCCTGTCACACCCTGGCTGAGGCTTGCTCAGGATCTCAGTAAACGTTTGTTGAACGAATGCCTCCCGCTCATCTGCACATGCTTCTCTGTTAGTTCCGGGCCAGATGCCGAGTGAGacgagggcagagggaggggctgggtcccAGGTAAGGCACCCCCAGGACAGAGCGGGAGAGTCAGGGAGGGACCTGTCTCAGGACGCAAGTTACAAGCCAGATGGGGAAGGGGGGAGACCTTATAAGGGGTCTAGAGATTTAGCCAAGCGTGAATCTGCAGGAGTTAGGGACCCTGTGGGAAGGGCGCTGCCaccgagcgagcgagcgagcgagcggggCTCACTTCTTAGGGACGGCTGAGGATCCGAGTGGTTTTCATGACAGCTCTGCTTGGcataggtggtggtggtgagtcCAGGGGCTCAGCCATGTGCGGGTTACGCTGAGCATCATTGTTGGCTCCTGTTTACCTCACCGGCACCTGGATCGTTAGAGCTGGACCAGTACCTAGAGGGAAATGTGCGCATTCCTCCGTTGCCTGCATGACCTCCCCTCCGCAGCCGACAACAAGCCTGGCCGCACCAATGGCTCTGCCCGGACGCCACAGTCAGTCCCTGCGCAAagggcccctgccctgctcaggcccagccctgcgcaGCCCAGCCAGGGCTTCCCCCCGTCACACAGCCCCACGACGGTCCCAGGAGCCCCAGTTACAAGGACTGGCAGAGGGCCCGGTGATCAGCTCCTTCCACACAAGCGCCGCCTACAGCTGAGCTCAGCCCCGTCTCATGACTCAGCCCGGCCTCCCAGCCTCCACCTGCCCAGCCTTCCTCTGAACCCCAGGTTCTCCTTTGCAAGCTCTGTCTAAGCATGAGAACGCTTCCTGGTTTAAGTTTTTCCTCCTTGGACTGTACCCTGGGCTTTGGCTTCACTGCAACAAATCACTTGTACCCTCTTCCCCCGTGACAGTGCTGTGGAAATGTGGCGATTACTTTCTCATGCTTGGGGCCAAAACCCTTGAAAACATCAAAAACACgatgaaaatgaaagcacaagTCACGTAGGATTCAGCAACTTAAACAGTGCGATGTGAAAGTCAGCCTGAAAGTTTTCGATCCCTCAGGGCTCCCTCCCACTCTGCAAAGAgatccacacgcacacacattcacacacacgcGCACCCATACACACAAGGCTACTGTAAAAAGCTTATgggggagggccggcgccgtggctcacttggttaatcctccgcctgggcgccggcatcccatatgggcaccgggttctagtcccgattgctcctcttccagtccagctctctgctgtggcccgggagggcagtggaggatggcccaggtgcttgggccctgcacccacacgggagaccaggaggaagcacctggctcctggctttggatcggcatggcgccggctgtggcggccatttggggactgaaccaacggaaggaagacctttctctctgtctctctctctctctcactctctgtgactctacctgtcaaaaaaaaaaaaaaaaaaagaaaacgaaaaagaaaaaaaaccttatgGGGGAAATAGGGAAATATGAGTTTACTCTGGTGCAAACTGCTTTCAGATAGATGCCCAGTTTTTTCAGAACGTGCGTTTTCCACATATTGTGGAAAAAGTCTGCACCAAAAAAGCCCTTTTGCACCAAAGTATACTGATACATTttgtgtgaactttttgaagtactctttttttttttttttttttggacaggcagagtggatagtaagagagagacagagagaaaggtcttcctttgccgttggttcaccctccaatggccaccgtggccggtgcgctgcggccggcacaccacgctgatccgaaggcaggaaccaggtgcctatcctggtctcccatggggtgcagggcccaagcacttgggccatcctccactgccttcccgggccacagcagagagctggcctggaagaggggcaaccgggaaagaatccggcgccccgaccgggattaggaccccgtgtgccggcgctgctaggtggaggattagcctagtgagccgcggcgccggcctttgaaGTACTCTTGCATGCACTTGCAGCTGCATACTCGTACACACAGTCATTCACATAATTGcacatccatgcacacacacacaaacaaaatgcACGAAGGCTCACATGCACACGCTTGCACGTGCACCTGCGTAAACAATCAccgcaaacatttttaaaaagacccggGTGAGATCCTCACCTCGGAATTCCGCGCATCGGTtgacttcattctttttgatgGCTGCGTTGTGGATGCACTGTGACTTCAGCAGGCGTAACTAAACACTAATGACAAATATATGGAACTGTATGAACaaggagaaatgaaataaagacaagGTAATGCCTTCATTCTGTGATGGCCTCCACGGTGCAGcgctttcttctctctctctgtcacattcCGCGGCACAAGCCCAGCCGGGTGTGGAGCAGAGAGCACTGCCCTGCTCGTTCCTCACGGGCCGagcagccctggagaagaggccGGGGGTCACCTGAGAGGGGCGCAAGGGTGTCCGAAGCAGAAATCTGGGGAGCAGCCAAGGTGGGACGGAGGTTCTTCTGCTCCCACCTGCGGTCAGGGAGGAGCTGAGAAGGATGCACGGCCCAGCCTGGGGAGAGCAGCGGCCGGAGCGGGCGACCGGGACCTGGCAGCAACAGCTTTGCAGAGCCACACGGCAGCTCATCAGCCTGTGTGGACCGGAGGGAGCACCCCCCGGAAGGGTTGCTGCTGGCTGTTATGAAGGCTGCGTCCCGGGAGGAGCAGGTCCGACCCGAGACTCGGGCTAAACAGCAGGGAGGGCCGGAGGGGAAAGTCCTGGGAGAGGTCAGGGAGGAGCCCGGGCTGCAATCCTTCCCCACCGGGAGTGCCTTCCCCAGGTGGCTcagcccaagccaaagccaaaccCAGAGCCGGAGGGCTGCCGATT comes from the Oryctolagus cuniculus chromosome X, mOryCun1.1, whole genome shotgun sequence genome and includes:
- the LOC138847487 gene encoding olfactory receptor 10V1-like produces the protein MEPVRKNHTLSSEFVILGFGEMADLQILFFGLFLIMHLVTLAGHAAIVLITLIDSCLQTPMYFFLRNLSAIEICYTLVIVPNMLANFLSRSQRMPFLACALQMHLFIALGGAECFLLAVMAYDRFVAICNPLRYALLITRGLCLRMLALACISGFALSLTLTTLIFLLPFCQSHEINHFFCDIPAVLFLACSDTRANEVAIFVVCMLILLIPFVLILLSYAFIIAAVLKIHSAEGRSKAFSTCTGHLLVSLLHYGCAIFIYIRPKSCYTPEQDKIVSLIYTNVTPMLYPMIYSLRNKEVKGALRRLLESHGH